A stretch of Buteo buteo chromosome 9, bButBut1.hap1.1, whole genome shotgun sequence DNA encodes these proteins:
- the C9H6orf58 gene encoding protein LEG1 homolog, whose product MRPCFGIHTLLIVTVTLNPVTAAAQSEKGATGEDAYPPLWDLAPENLLGFLVKDNKIVINAWNYQERLGVYKNLLNSSAKYFTTFGSQNFGNILWGLPLQHGWQFRTGRLTDPSSVTSCGHEGGDLLCISVRSWWSCMNYYLAVIPFLGAVEAGLFGQLQYEIEILPPEERRADFCYSVADCRSRIPKLMDDWKAYFEYLLSTGHKAVSPATFSSFKLDDALRLMWRAHIASIAYALPKFQDSLKYLSDPEANFGEDWANAVDFIAATHFSTDFLTTNNFQAFLPQRMLVEGDVLPSISDFSPQQNRILLSMRTLHKANQLTGGLLLKVWQKAMSTEAGRKIGRKLIEDLASSQNFDPVGIYNDLKGADLTALTFLRKRSSNID is encoded by the exons ATGCGGCCCTGCTTTGGCATACATACTCTTCTTATAGTGACTGTTACCCTGAATCCAGTGACTGCCGCAGCACAGAGTGAAAAAGGTGCCACCGGAGAAGATGCCTATCCCCCTCTGTGGGACCTTGCACCTGAAAACCTGCTGGGTTTCCTAGTAAAGGACAACAAGATTGTCATCAATGCTTGGAACTATCAAGAACGACTGGGAGTGTATAAGAACTTGCTAAACTCTTCAGCCAAATATTTTACCACCTTTGGATCCCAAAATTTTGGCAATATTCTCTGGGGATTACCATTACAACATGGGTGGCAATTTCGTACAG GCAGATTAACAGATCCTTCCAGTGTGACTTCCTGTGGCCATGAAGGTGGAGACCTTTTGTGCATATCTGTAAGAAGCTGGTGGTCCT GTATGAATTACTACTTGGCTGTCATACCCTTTCTGGGGGCAGTGGAGGCTGGCCTCTTTGGGCAGCTGCAGTACGAGATAGAAATATTGCCACCAGAAGAGCGAAGAGCTGATTTCTGTTACAGCGTTGCCGACTGCCGATCTCGCATTCCCAAGCTCATGGATGACTGGAAGGCCTATTTTGAA TATCTGTTATCTACAGGACACAAAGCCGTGAGCCCTgcaaccttctcctccttcaaaCTGGATGATGCCCTCCGTCTCATGTGGAGGGCACACATCGCCTCCATTGCTTACGCGCTGCCCAAGTTCCAGGACAG CTTAAAATATCTCTCTGATCCAGAAGCAAATTTTGGTGAAGACTGGGCTAATGCTGTGGATTTCATTGCAGCCACACACTTCTCTACAGATTTCCTGACCACAAACAACTTCCAGGCTTTTCTGCCCCAGAGAATGCTTGTTGAAGGGGATGTCCTCCCATCCATTAGTGACTTCAGTCCACAGCAAAATAGAATCCTGCTTTCAATGAGAACTCTTCATAAAGCAAATCAATTAACAG GAGGATTGCTGCTGAAGGTCTGGCAAAAGGCTATGTCTACcgaagcaggaagaaaaataggcCGAAAACTGATTGAAGACTTGGCTTCGAGCCAGAATTTTGACCCAGTGGGAATATATAATGATTTGAAAGGAGCAGATTTGACAGCGCTCACTTTCTTGAGAAAAAGGAGTTCCAACATTGATTGA